One Bufo gargarizans isolate SCDJY-AF-19 chromosome 4, ASM1485885v1, whole genome shotgun sequence DNA window includes the following coding sequences:
- the LOC122933862 gene encoding oocyte zinc finger protein XlCOF6.1-like, with amino-acid sequence MFSLDYKIEGEDIGQRSSGENFITHNVHPGLQSTAPSYNPPNHEEPSPDQSQIVTTSTGQKGGESIQCGECGKQFKQRSSLYAHRRIHTGGKQFSCSVCGRCFTYKSQLVKHERIHTEEKPFSCSICRNCFKCKSDLTKHEKIHTGEKRFACTMCLKCFSNKSGLIIHERSHTGEKPFSCPECGKCFTNKSDLVKHERVHTGEKPFSCSECGKCFVTKTKLKDHRRIHTGEKPYSCSVCGKCFTEKSYLVRHERIHTDESSAIIYQGSNSVLKPYSCSECDKCYKDISGFIIHQRSHTGVKPYSCPECGKCFARKSILDVHQRIHTGEKPYSCSECGKSFTDKSHLVVHQRSHTGEKPYSCSECGKGFITTTKLRNHQRSHTGEKPFTCPECEKSFFTKASLEDHQRIHTGQKPFTCSECGKCFTQKSNLITHEKIHGDKSF; translated from the coding sequence ATGTTCTCACTAGATTATAAAATAGAAGGTGAAGATATTGGGCAGCGCTCTTCAGGAGAGAACTTCATTACCCAtaatgtacatccaggacttcaAAGTACAGCTCCATCATATAATCCTCCTAATCATGAGGAACCTTCTCCagaccaatcacagattgttaccacAAGTACCGGACAGAAAGGGGGTGAAAGCATTCAGTGCGGGGAATGTGGAAAACAGTTTAAACAAAGATCAAGTCTATATGCACAcagaagaattcacacaggagggaAGCAATTTTCTTGTTCAGTTTGTGGGAGATGCTTTACATACAAATCACagcttgttaaacatgagagaattcacactgaagagaaaccattttcatgttcaataTGTAGGAACTGCTTTAAATGTAAATCAGATCTTACTAAACATGAGAAAATTCACACGGGAGAGAAGAGATTTGCATGCACAATGTGTTTGAAATGTTTTTCAAATAAATCAGGTCTCattatacatgagagaagtcacacaggagagaagccattttcatgtccggaatgtgggaaatgctttacaaaTAAATcggatcttgttaaacatgagagagtTCACACgggggagaaaccattttcatgttcagaatgcggtAAATGCTTTGTTACGAAAACCAAACTTAAGGATCAtagaagaattcacacaggggagaagccgtattcatgttcagtatgtgggaaatgttttacagagaaatcatatcttgttagacatgagagaatacACACAGATGAATCAAGTGCTATTATATATCAAGGAAGTAACTCTGTATTGAAGCcatattcgtgttcagaatgtgataAGTGTTATAAAGATATATCGGGTTTTAttatacatcagagaagtcacacaggagtgaagccttattcatgtccagaatgtgggaaatgttttgcaagGAAGTCAATTCTTgatgtacatcagagaattcacacaggagaaaagccatattcttgctcagaatgtgggaaaagttttacagataaatcacatCTCGTTgttcatcagagaagtcacacaggagagaagccatattcatgttcagagtgtggaAAAGGTTTCATTACTACAACAAAACTTAGGAATCAtcaaagaagtcacacaggggagaagccatttacaTGTCCAGAATGTGAGAAAAGTTTTTTTACTAAAGCCAGTCTTGAGGatcatcaaagaattcacacaggacagaagccatttacatgttcagaatgtggaaaatgttttacgcaAAAGTCAAATCTCATTACACATGAGAAAATTCATGGAGATAAATCATTTTGA